The following are from one region of the Paenibacillus protaetiae genome:
- a CDS encoding aldolase catalytic domain-containing protein yields MNSKTSHCKIVDCTIRDGGLVNNWDFSVEFVQSLYDRLNEAGVDYMEIGYKNSPKLLKGADSAGPWRFLNDDFLRKIIPNKGKTKLSALVDIGRVDENDILPRSESMLDLIRVACYIQDVDKALELIQLFHDRGYETTLNIMALSNVMENQLIEAFELIRESAVDVVYIVDSYGSLKPSDMSYLVDKFKEHLPNKRLGVHTHNNMQLAFANTLIAAEKGVELLDASVYGMGRAAGNCNTELLVAHLPNSKYSVRPVLEMIENYMIPLREKEEWGYIIPYMITGMFDEHPRSAMALRNTPDKDKAVDFYDRLTTPEIAHGK; encoded by the coding sequence ACGAGCCATTGCAAAATTGTTGACTGCACGATCCGTGACGGCGGACTTGTGAATAATTGGGACTTTAGTGTCGAATTTGTACAGTCTTTGTATGATAGACTGAATGAAGCCGGCGTTGATTATATGGAAATCGGCTACAAAAACTCTCCGAAATTGCTGAAAGGCGCCGACAGTGCCGGCCCTTGGCGTTTCTTGAACGATGATTTTCTCCGCAAAATCATTCCAAACAAAGGCAAAACGAAACTTTCCGCATTAGTAGATATCGGCCGCGTGGACGAAAATGATATTTTGCCGCGCAGCGAAAGCATGCTGGATCTCATTCGCGTTGCCTGCTATATTCAGGACGTAGATAAAGCGCTGGAGCTGATCCAGCTGTTCCATGACCGCGGTTATGAAACGACATTGAATATTATGGCTTTGTCCAACGTAATGGAAAACCAGCTGATCGAAGCTTTTGAGCTGATTCGCGAAAGCGCTGTGGATGTAGTCTACATTGTGGACTCTTACGGCAGCCTGAAGCCGTCGGATATGAGTTATTTGGTGGACAAGTTCAAAGAACATCTCCCGAACAAACGACTTGGCGTTCATACGCATAACAACATGCAGCTGGCATTCGCCAACACGCTCATTGCAGCGGAAAAAGGCGTAGAACTGCTTGATGCCTCTGTTTACGGCATGGGACGCGCAGCAGGCAATTGCAATACGGAGCTGCTTGTCGCACACCTGCCGAACAGCAAATACAGCGTTCGCCCTGTACTCGAAATGATCGAAAACTATATGATTCCGCTTCGTGAAAAAGAAGAGTGGGGTTACATTATTCCTTATATGATTACGGGCATGTTCGACGAGCATCCGCGCTCGGCGATGGCGCTCCGCAATACGCCGGACAAAGATAAAGCGGTCGACTTCTACGACCGTCTGACCACGCCGGAAATTGCACACGGCAAATAA
- a CDS encoding AraC family transcriptional regulator: protein MDSISKQMLKENRIHGEQLQPFGTYWFDYGPGEHVVDCHWHEEAEFFCVLDGSVLFQVDEQFFEVKAGEAVFIDGGDIHAGHALGSEGCRFFAFVFGTHLLASAHYDAIQEQTVLPFQERKASFPRLIRPGSAAEDSLLAHLQAIMDSCARRQPGYEAAAKGHLLLMLHELAASGLAQDRRVSSGSASRMERLKKVLLYIQQHYDKPIRLHELAGQIPMSEGQFCRFFKSMTGQTPVDYMNSYRIRQAANLLLQTDRKISDIALEVGFDNISYFIRVFRKMMKCPPSAFRRGAEPAAD, encoded by the coding sequence ATGGATTCCATCTCTAAGCAAATGCTGAAGGAAAACCGCATTCATGGCGAGCAGCTGCAGCCCTTCGGCACCTACTGGTTCGATTACGGACCAGGCGAACATGTTGTCGACTGCCACTGGCATGAAGAAGCCGAATTTTTTTGTGTGCTCGATGGCAGCGTCCTGTTTCAGGTGGACGAGCAATTTTTTGAAGTGAAAGCCGGCGAAGCTGTCTTTATCGACGGCGGCGATATCCATGCCGGGCATGCCTTGGGCAGTGAAGGCTGCCGTTTTTTCGCGTTTGTATTTGGCACGCATCTGCTGGCCAGCGCCCATTACGATGCGATTCAGGAGCAGACTGTGCTGCCCTTTCAGGAACGGAAAGCGTCGTTCCCGAGGCTGATCCGTCCCGGCAGCGCTGCGGAAGACAGCCTGCTTGCCCATCTGCAGGCCATAATGGACAGCTGTGCCCGGCGGCAGCCGGGTTATGAAGCCGCAGCAAAAGGCCATCTGCTGCTGATGCTGCACGAGCTTGCCGCCAGCGGTCTTGCCCAGGACCGCCGTGTCAGCAGCGGCTCCGCCTCCCGCATGGAGCGGCTTAAAAAAGTGCTGCTGTATATTCAGCAGCATTACGACAAGCCCATCCGGCTGCACGAGCTGGCCGGGCAAATCCCGATGAGCGAAGGGCAGTTTTGCCGCTTTTTCAAATCCATGACCGGCCAGACTCCCGTCGACTACATGAACAGCTACCGCATCCGCCAAGCGGCAAACCTGCTGCTGCAGACCGACCGCAAAATATCCGACATCGCGTTAGAGGTTGGATTCGACAACATCAGCTATTTCATTCGCGTATTCCGCAAAATGATGAAATGCCCGCCATCCGCTTTCCGGCGCGGAGCGGAGCCGGCCGCGGACTAG
- a CDS encoding response regulator transcription factor, with product MINVMIVDDEPKVREGLKALIPWEECGYAVLATASNGYEALQLYHEVKPDLVVADIRMPGMDGLTLIQQLRQLDERLHVLILSGYADFEYAKKAIASRADGYLLKPVDEDEMIGYLKHIKKECAKERDIASWSTVAGRWTRDQLVLSLLEQSTEDEAGQLAAKAKQLGLDWQEYQVLRYELYRADGYKTEATDITEAVKRIDHYVERNELGISFNQQGDTGILLKKTVVGEQMRKELGLELNKLLAGTGLSLMAAAGPLVRKPSAIWRSGERAGELLQQRFFAGEDDILSEETDKQAVYAQQGIAEHPERMEDRLYYALEMANRPMLEELVLQAGEFFAASRAPEQDVKRFFAELTASLLSRLAAHHGELNGCLKSSTDSIALIYQQQTMRLLCRHVIGLLASVSEPLAERTQEHDMKAILDIIHRNFSDNVKLETLAAVFNYNPAYLGKMFKNTTGEYFNTYLDKVRIEHAKQYLQQGMKVYQVAEKVGYTHVDYFHGKFKKYVGISPSSYRKGEQRQPKSNE from the coding sequence ATGATTAACGTGATGATTGTTGACGATGAGCCTAAAGTACGTGAAGGATTAAAAGCGTTAATTCCCTGGGAAGAATGCGGGTACGCTGTTTTGGCAACGGCCTCAAACGGTTATGAAGCCCTCCAGCTGTATCACGAGGTAAAACCCGACCTGGTTGTGGCTGATATCCGTATGCCCGGCATGGATGGGCTGACGCTGATCCAACAGCTGAGGCAGCTGGATGAGAGGCTTCATGTTCTTATTCTTAGCGGTTACGCTGATTTTGAATATGCCAAAAAGGCGATTGCCAGCCGGGCAGACGGCTACTTGCTTAAACCGGTTGATGAAGATGAGATGATCGGCTATTTGAAACATATAAAAAAAGAATGCGCGAAGGAACGCGATATTGCCAGTTGGAGCACCGTTGCCGGGAGATGGACACGGGATCAGCTTGTGTTATCCCTATTAGAGCAGTCTACTGAAGATGAAGCCGGACAGCTTGCAGCAAAAGCCAAACAGCTGGGGCTGGATTGGCAGGAATATCAGGTGCTGCGTTATGAGCTGTACCGGGCGGACGGCTATAAGACTGAAGCGACTGACATAACGGAAGCCGTCAAACGGATCGACCATTATGTTGAGCGGAATGAGCTCGGGATTAGCTTTAATCAGCAGGGCGACACCGGCATTTTGCTGAAAAAAACGGTCGTAGGCGAACAAATGCGCAAGGAACTTGGGCTGGAGCTTAACAAGCTGCTTGCGGGAACCGGCTTGAGCCTTATGGCGGCGGCCGGTCCGCTTGTCCGCAAGCCGTCTGCGATTTGGCGTTCGGGGGAACGAGCAGGCGAGCTGCTGCAGCAGCGGTTTTTTGCCGGAGAGGACGACATTTTAAGCGAGGAGACGGATAAGCAGGCCGTATATGCGCAGCAAGGCATAGCAGAACACCCGGAACGAATGGAGGATCGTTTATATTATGCGTTAGAGATGGCTAACCGGCCGATGCTTGAAGAGCTGGTTCTGCAGGCGGGAGAGTTCTTTGCAGCCTCAAGGGCGCCGGAGCAGGATGTAAAACGTTTTTTTGCCGAGCTGACGGCCAGCCTGCTCAGCAGGCTGGCGGCACATCATGGGGAACTAAACGGCTGCTTGAAGAGCAGCACCGATTCGATTGCGCTTATTTACCAGCAGCAGACAATGCGCCTTTTGTGCCGGCATGTTATCGGCCTGCTGGCGTCCGTATCAGAGCCGCTGGCTGAACGTACGCAGGAGCATGATATGAAAGCAATTCTCGATATCATCCATCGCAATTTCAGCGACAATGTAAAGCTGGAAACGCTGGCGGCTGTTTTTAACTACAATCCGGCTTATCTTGGCAAAATGTTTAAAAATACGACCGGCGAGTACTTCAATACGTATTTGGATAAAGTCCGCATCGAGCATGCCAAGCAGTATTTGCAGCAAGGCATGAAGGTGTATCAAGTGGCGGAGAAAGTCGGGTATACCCATGTGGACTATTTTCACGGGAAGTTTAAAAAATATGTCGGTATTTCGCCGTCCTCCTACCGGAAGGGAGAACAGCGCCAGCCGAAATCAAATGAGTAG
- the yicI gene encoding alpha-xylosidase codes for MKFTDGNWLIREGFTINPAVQAHEIKRANDTLTAYVSTTPLPGRGAMINTTLLTFMFHSPAPGVIGVKLIHFDGLTDNGPGFELRAGDGSYVSITETEEEAVLTSGSLSVRISKGNAWSFAFYRGDERLTGSGFRSPAHITDTGGSDYMREELDLGVGEWVYGLGERFTAFAKNGQVVDIWNQDGGTSSEQAYKNIPFYVTNKGYGVFVNDPGGVSFEVASEKVKKIQFSVPGQSVEYFVIDGPEPKEVLNKYTNLTGKPALPPAWSFGLWLSTSFTTNYDEATVNSFVDGMAERDLPLHVFHFDCFWMKEFHWTDFKWDERVFPDPVGMLKRLKEKGLKICVWINPYIGQRSRLFAEGKERGYLVKKRDGGVWQWNLWQPGMALVDFTNPAACEWYAGYLKELVDMGVDSFKTDFGERIPVDVVYHDGSDPAKMHNYYAFLYNKVVFDTLKEKLGEGEAAVFARSATTGGQQFPVHWGGDCYADYGSMAESLRGGLSLGLGGFGFWSHDIGGFENTAPAHVFKRWLQFGLLSSHSRLHGSTSYRVPWAYDEESVEVTRTFTKLKARLMPYLFGAAVEAARLGVPVMRAMLLEFPQDPACELLDRQYMLGDGLLVAPVFSESGEVSYYLPEGRWTHLLTGETAEGGKWRKETYGYLNLPLFVRPNTIVPLGANENRPDYDYADGVQLAIYALEDGASAARSVPTVKGGTALTVQASREGSVIVVTAAGEGKPFSITLHSMGEIASAEGAALDGGTIRADAFEGTRTIVIKLK; via the coding sequence ATGAAATTTACGGACGGCAATTGGCTTATCCGCGAAGGTTTTACGATAAATCCGGCGGTCCAGGCGCATGAAATAAAGCGGGCAAATGATACGTTAACCGCCTACGTCTCAACGACACCGCTGCCGGGGCGCGGTGCCATGATTAATACAACGCTGCTTACGTTTATGTTTCATTCGCCGGCTCCCGGCGTGATTGGCGTCAAGCTGATACATTTTGACGGATTAACGGACAACGGACCGGGTTTTGAGCTTCGTGCGGGTGACGGAAGTTACGTCTCCATAACGGAGACGGAGGAGGAAGCGGTTCTGACAAGCGGCAGCTTGTCTGTCCGCATTAGCAAAGGAAACGCGTGGTCATTTGCTTTCTACAGGGGCGATGAGCGCCTGACGGGCAGCGGCTTTCGATCGCCGGCTCATATTACGGATACGGGCGGCAGCGATTATATGCGGGAAGAGCTTGATCTTGGCGTAGGCGAATGGGTGTACGGGCTTGGCGAACGGTTCACCGCTTTTGCCAAAAACGGTCAGGTGGTGGATATTTGGAATCAGGATGGCGGCACAAGCTCGGAGCAGGCGTACAAAAACATTCCGTTTTATGTAACAAACAAAGGGTACGGCGTATTCGTTAACGATCCGGGCGGCGTATCCTTTGAAGTCGCGTCCGAGAAAGTGAAAAAAATTCAGTTCAGCGTGCCGGGACAATCTGTCGAATATTTTGTCATCGACGGCCCCGAACCTAAAGAAGTGCTGAACAAATATACGAATTTGACCGGCAAGCCTGCCCTTCCGCCGGCATGGTCGTTTGGCTTGTGGCTGTCCACATCGTTTACGACCAACTATGATGAGGCGACGGTGAACTCCTTTGTTGACGGCATGGCGGAACGGGATTTGCCGCTGCATGTGTTCCATTTTGACTGTTTCTGGATGAAGGAATTTCATTGGACCGACTTCAAGTGGGATGAGCGGGTTTTCCCGGACCCGGTCGGCATGCTGAAACGCCTGAAGGAGAAAGGGCTTAAAATTTGCGTATGGATTAACCCGTATATCGGGCAGCGCTCCCGTTTGTTTGCGGAAGGCAAGGAGCGGGGATACCTCGTCAAGAAGCGTGACGGCGGCGTATGGCAATGGAATTTGTGGCAGCCGGGCATGGCGCTTGTGGACTTTACGAACCCGGCCGCCTGCGAATGGTATGCCGGTTACTTGAAGGAGCTTGTCGATATGGGTGTCGACAGCTTCAAAACCGACTTCGGCGAGCGGATTCCGGTCGATGTCGTTTACCATGACGGCTCCGACCCGGCGAAAATGCACAATTATTACGCCTTCCTATATAACAAGGTTGTGTTTGATACATTAAAAGAAAAGCTTGGCGAAGGCGAAGCGGCCGTGTTCGCTCGCTCCGCAACAACTGGCGGCCAGCAGTTCCCCGTCCATTGGGGCGGTGACTGCTATGCGGACTACGGCTCGATGGCCGAAAGCTTGCGCGGCGGCTTGTCGCTGGGCCTTGGCGGATTCGGCTTCTGGAGCCACGATATCGGCGGGTTCGAAAATACGGCTCCGGCCCATGTCTTTAAACGCTGGCTGCAATTCGGCTTGTTGTCCAGCCACAGCCGGCTGCACGGCAGCACTTCGTACCGCGTTCCGTGGGCGTATGACGAGGAGTCTGTCGAAGTGACACGCACATTTACGAAGCTGAAGGCGCGCCTGATGCCGTATCTGTTTGGCGCGGCGGTAGAGGCGGCACGGCTTGGCGTTCCGGTTATGCGCGCCATGCTGCTGGAGTTTCCGCAGGATCCGGCTTGCGAGCTGCTGGACCGCCAATATATGCTGGGCGACGGCTTGCTTGTCGCACCGGTATTCAGCGAGTCCGGGGAAGTCTCATACTACTTGCCGGAAGGCCGCTGGACGCATCTGCTCACCGGCGAAACGGCGGAAGGCGGCAAATGGCGCAAAGAAACGTACGGTTATTTGAACTTGCCGCTGTTTGTCCGTCCCAATACGATCGTTCCGCTTGGCGCCAATGAGAACCGTCCGGACTACGATTACGCGGACGGCGTGCAGCTTGCCATTTACGCGCTGGAGGACGGCGCTTCGGCTGCACGCTCTGTGCCGACTGTGAAAGGCGGCACCGCATTAACGGTTCAAGCGTCCCGCGAAGGTTCCGTAATTGTGGTGACCGCCGCCGGCGAAGGCAAGCCGTTCAGCATTACGCTGCACAGCATGGGCGAAATCGCCTCCGCCGAAGGCGCGGCGCTTGACGGCGGAACGATCCGGGCGGATGCTTTTGAAGGAACGCGCACCATTGTAATCAAGCTGAAATAA